In one Rhea pennata isolate bPtePen1 chromosome 15, bPtePen1.pri, whole genome shotgun sequence genomic region, the following are encoded:
- the LOC134147214 gene encoding cytochrome P450 3A9-like — MNLLPSFSVETWGLLLVCLALLMLYGIWPFGLFKKLGIPGPRPLPFFGTCLEYRKGFVDFDNECFQKYGKIWGFYDGRQPVLAVMDPQIIKVVLVKECYTTFTNRRHVDLVGVLNNAVSIAEDEHWKRIRTVLSPTFTSGKLKEMFPIIKHYGEVLTKNIQKEVEKDKSIDMKELFGSYSMDVVTSTSFGVNIDSMNNPKDPFVREMKKLVKFDLFNPLFILLFVCPFLSPLLAKMNVSFFPKDAVDFFMNSISKIKKNREKETHMGRVDFLQLMIECQNSTTNGNNEVNRSYKALTDVEILSQAFIFIFAGYETVSSTLSYVAYELATHPDVQQKVLEEIDSVLPNKAPITYDMIMQLEYLDMVLNETLRLFPLGGRLERSCKKNIEISGVTIPKGTVVMIPPFTLHHNPEYWPEPEEFRPERFSKENREAIDPYTFLPFGAGPRNCIGMRFALLTLKAAITVLLQNFTFRTCKETPIPLKLSSKGFLRPQKPILLKLVPRSDPTPAEA, encoded by the exons ATGAACCTCCTTCCATCCTTCTCGGTTGAGACCTGGGGCCTCTTGCTCGTTTGCTTAGCTCTCCTGATGTT ATATGGGATCTGGCCGTTTGGTTTGTTCAAGAAGTTAGGTATTCCCGGGCCAAGGCCTCTGCCATTCTTTGGAACGTGCCTGGAATATCGCAAA GGTTTTGTGGATTTTGACAATGAATGCTTCCAGAAATATGGGAAAATCTGGGG GTTTTACGATGGCAGGCAACCTGTGCTCGCTGTCATGGATCCTCAAATTATTAAAGTTGTGCTGGTCAAAGAGTGTTACACCACCTTCACCAACCGGAGG CACGTAGATCTAGTAGGGGTGCTGAACAATGCTGTCTCAATAGCTGAAGATGAACACTGGAAAAGGATTCGTACCGTGCTCTCCCCAACCTTCACCAGTGGGAAGCTCAAGGAG atgtttCCCATAATAAAGCACTATGGGGAAGTTTtgacaaaaaatattcagaaggaaGTGGAAAAGGACAAGTCTATAGACATGAAGGA GCTCTTTGGAAGCTACAGCATGGATGTTGTCACTAGTACTTCATTTGGTGTGAACATTGATTCCATGAACAACCCCAAAGATCCGTTTGTCAGAGAGATGAAGAAGCTTGTCAAGTTTGACCTTTTTAACCCACTCTTCATTCTGTTAt ttgtttgtcCATTCCTTAGTCCCCTTCTTGCCAAGATGAATGTAAGCTTCTTCCCCAAAGATGCTGTAGACTTCTTCATGAATTCAATCTCCAAAATTAAGAAGAATCGTGAAAAGGAGACTCACATG GGCAGAGTAGATTTTCTGCAGCTGATGATTGAATGCCAGAACTCAACCACTAACGGCAACAATGAAGTGAATCGCTCATATAAAG CCTTGACTGACGTGGAGATTTTGTCccaagcatttatttttatcttcgCTGGGTATGAGACTGTCAGCAGTACACTTTCCTACGTGGCATATGAACTGGCCACACACCCTGATGTACAGCAAAAAGTGCTGGAGGAAATCGACTCCGTTTTGCCCAACAAG GCTCCGATCACATATGACATGATAATGCAGCTGGAATATCTTGACATGGTACTGAATGAAACCCTCCGGCTCTTCCCTCTTGGAGGACGACTTGAAAGATCCTGcaagaaaaacattgaaataaGTGGTGTGACCATTCCAAAAGGGACTGTTGTCATGATCCCACCCTTTACCCTGCACCACAACCCCGAGTACTGGCCAGAGCCAGAAGAGTTCAGACCAGAAAG GTTCAGTAAGGAAAACAGGGAGGCCATAGATCCATATACATTCCTGCCCTTCGGAGCGGGTCCCAGGAACTGTATCGGCATGAGGTTTGCGCTCCTGACTCTGAAAGCGGCCATCACCGTCCTGCTGCAAAATTTCACCTTCCGGACCTGCAAGGAGACTCCG ATCCCTCTCAAGCTGAGTTCAAAGGGATTCTTAAGACCCCAGAAACCTATTTTGCTGAAGTTGGTCCCTAGGAGTGACCCTACACCTGCCGAAGCGTAA